The following coding sequences lie in one Bicyclus anynana chromosome 21, ilBicAnyn1.1, whole genome shotgun sequence genomic window:
- the LOC112057519 gene encoding pneumococcal serine-rich repeat protein-like, with product MVQVQEEQPQQEHPQQQLQQQLELHKQQTTVMFKTGVDTLDQTYNTEMGQAQQQHPQQQSQLQMQQQLQLQMQQQPQLQTNYGSGVGSGNGASSAASAAAATSSSGVQEEQPQQEHPQQQLQQQLELHKQQTTVQEEQPQQEHPQQQLQQQLELHKQQTTVQEEQPQQKHPQQQLQQQLELHKQQTTVQEEQPQQEHPQQQLQQQLELHKQQTTVQEEQPQQEHPQQQLQQQLELHKQQTTVQEEQPQQEHPQQQLQQQLELHKQQTTVQEEQPQQEHPQQQLQQQLELHKQQTTVMFKTGVDTLDQTNYGSGVGSGNGASSAASAAAATSSSGVSDNWGGNRAPYVGSGNGAGAGGAASAGTSATATAAAAGASQAADYGYVQNGRRYSGPNVQYGNGASSAVSSAAAAAASDAAAVVASDAAATTASSSSSTTASSVTAVENSESEKSWIDHYKTYIRSENESKSSATTSTASATTSATNNEAYNRWLKYNRPYFESGTNPEATAAAIAAAVAAAKAAALAAGAATTAANSIAENNWPKFYRPYDYSGVQSEAAATTTATSTATSTSKSVSDKILSEHYRTYIKSGTESKSASSASAASSATSVAKSATGKSSLGYSGSNVVSGATAASSSIGNNWGGNRGSHAGSVDATSGAAAVAGATATNSGFSQNWGDKLGPYVGTREATSSTAAAAEANAGSGDGASATAAAVAAAAGDTTSSTSAAAPVSYTYSAGSVYSPAPASASAVANVDTSVNYGFGPQIRYIPQSSITTINEDDTRSAATSTSSSLSYASGLGRNRVRQACKLRRSQYAVRIGRKGQPCTTC from the exons ATGGTGCAGGTGCAGGAGGAGCAGCCTCAGCAGGAACATCCGCAACAGCAACTGCAGCAGCAGCTGGAGCTTCACAAGCAGCAGACTACGGTTATGTTCAAAACGGGCGTAGATACTCTGGACCAAACGTACAATACGGAAATGGGGCAAGCTCAGCAGCAACATCCGCAGCAGCAGTCGCAGCTTCAGATGCAGCAGCAGCTGCAGCTTCAGAtgcagcagcagccgcagcttcagac AAATTACGGATCAGGCGTAGGATCTGGAAATGGAGCAAGCTCAGCAGCATCAGCCGCAGCAGCAACTTCAAGCTCTGGT GTGCAGGAGGAGCAGCCTCAACAGGAGCATCCGCAACAGCAACTGCAGCAGCAGCTGGAGCTTCACAAGCAGCAGACTACG GTGCAGGAGGAGCAGCCTCAGCAGGAGCATCCGCAACAGCAACTGCAGCAGCAGCTGGAGCTTCACAAGCAGCAGACTACG GTGCAGGAGGAGCAGCCTCAGCAGAAGCATCCGCAACAGCAACTGCAGCAGCAGCTGGAGCTTCACAAGCAGCAGACTACG GTGCAGGAGGAGCAGCCTCAGCAGGAGCATCCGCAACAGCAACTGCAGCAGCAGCTGGAGCTTCACAAGCAGCAGACTACG GTGCAGGAGGAGCAGCCTCAGCAGGAACATCCGCAACAGCAACTGCAGCAGCAGCTGGAGCTTCACAAGCAGCAGACTACG GTGCAGGAGGAGCAGCCTCAGCAGGAGCATCCGCAACAGCAACTGCAGCAGCAGCTGGAGCTTCACAAGCAGCAGACTACG GTGCAGGAGGAGCAGCCTCAGCAGGAGCATCCGCAACAGCAACTGCAGCAGCAGCTGGAGCTTCACAAGCAGCAGACTACGGTTATGTTCAAAACGGGCGTAGATACTCTGGACCAAAC AAATTACGGATCAGGCGTAGGATCTGGAAATGGAGCAAGCTCAGCAGCATCAGCCGCAGCAGCAACTTCAAGCTCTGGTGTCAGTGACAACTGGGGCGGAAACCGTGCACCATACGTAGGATCTGGAAATGGTGCAGGTGCAGGAGGAGCAGCCTCAGCAGGAACATCCGCAACAGCAACTGCAGCAGCAGCTGGAGCTTCACAAGCAGCAGACTACGGTTATGTTCAAAACGGGCGTAGATACTCTGGACCAAACGTACAATACGGAAATGGGGCAAGCTCAGCAGTATCATccgcagcagcagccgcagcttcagacgcagcagcagtcgtagcttcagacgcagcagcAACCacagcttcatcatcatcaagcaCAACAGCTAGCTCGGTCACAGCTGTCGAAAACTCAGAGTCAGAAAAGAGTTGGATTGATCATTATAAAACGTACATAAGATCAGAAAATGAGTCAAAATCTTCAGCAACAACTTCAACAGCAAGTGCAACAACATCAGCAACAAATAATGAAGCTTATAATAGGTGGCTTAAATATAATAGACCTTACTTTGAATCTGGTACTAATCCAGAAGCTACAGCTGCAGCAATAGCAGCTGCTGTAGCTGCTGCTAAAGCAGCAGCTTTGGCAGCAGGTGCTGCAACTACTGCAGCAAATTCTATAGCTGAAAACAACTGGCCTAAATTCTACAGACCTTACGATTATTCAGGAGTTCAGTCGGAAGCTGCAGCTACAACCACAGCAACTAGCACCGCAACCAGCACATCAAAATCTGTTTCTGACAAGATTTTGTCCGAACATTATAGAACATACATAAAATCAGGCACTGAATCAAAATCCGCGTCATCAGCTTCAGCTGCATCTTCAGCAACGAGCGTAGCAAAATCTGCTACAGGTAAGAGCTCTCTGGGATACTCAGGATCTAACGTCGTTTCAGGAGCAACCGCAGCAAGCTCTAGTATTGGTAATAACTGGGGCGGAAACCGTGGATCCCACGCAGGATCAGTTGATGCAACAAGTGGGGCAGCAGCAGTTGCAGGAGCGACCGCGACAAACTCTGGCTTTAGTCAAAACTGGGGCGATAAACTGGGACCATACGTAGGTACAAGAGAAGCAACTAGCTCAACAGCTGCAGCAGCAGAGGCAAATGCAGGATCAGGAGATGGTGCAAGCGCAACAGCAGCAGCCGTAGCTGCAGCTGCAGGAGATACCACATCATCCACATCTGCAGCAGCACCAGTTTCTTACACTTACTCCGCAGGATCGGTATACTCGCCTGCTCCAGCATCAGCCTCCGCAGTAGCTAATGTTGATACTTCAGTTAATTATGGATTTGGACCTCAAATTAGATATATACCACAATCGTCAATTACAACTATAAATGAGGACGACACGAGGTCAGCAGCAACGTCAACTAGTTCATCTCTCTCATATGCTTCGGGTCTAGGACGAAACAGAGTTCGTCAAGCTTGCAAACTAAGACGCAGCCAGTATGCGGTTAGAATTGGCAGGAAAGGTCAACCATGTACTACATGTTAA